One region of Mesobacillus boroniphilus genomic DNA includes:
- the splB gene encoding spore photoproduct lyase: protein MKAFVPQLVYIEPRALDYPLGRELKEKFEKMGLEIRETTSHNQVRGIPGDNELQQYRNAKSTLVVGVRKTLKFDTSKPSAEYAIPLATGCMGHCHYCYLQTTLGSKPYIRTYVNLDEIFEQAQKYMDERKPEITRFEAACTSDIVGIDHLTHALKKTIEFFGQSEYGQLRFVTKYHHVDHLLDAKHNGKTRFRFSVNARYVIKNFEPGTSSFDERLEAARKVAQSGYPLGFIVAPIYIHEGWREGYHELFERLSHSLEGIDLTGLSFELIQHRFTKPAKNVIQKRYPKSKLEMDEEKRKYKWGRYGIGKYVYQTDEAKDLEGTIRGYIHSFFPEAEIQYFT, encoded by the coding sequence GGGCGGGAGCTAAAGGAAAAGTTCGAGAAGATGGGTCTGGAAATCAGGGAGACTACTTCACATAACCAGGTTCGAGGCATCCCGGGGGATAATGAGTTGCAGCAATACCGGAATGCGAAATCGACTCTTGTTGTCGGAGTCAGGAAGACATTGAAATTCGATACCTCCAAGCCGTCAGCCGAGTATGCCATCCCGCTTGCTACTGGTTGCATGGGCCATTGCCATTACTGTTATTTACAGACGACGCTTGGAAGCAAACCGTATATCCGGACCTACGTGAACCTTGATGAAATTTTCGAGCAGGCACAAAAATACATGGACGAAAGAAAGCCGGAAATCACAAGATTTGAAGCGGCATGTACATCGGATATCGTCGGGATTGACCATTTAACCCACGCTTTGAAGAAAACAATTGAATTTTTTGGTCAGTCAGAGTATGGACAGCTCCGGTTTGTCACGAAATACCACCATGTTGATCACCTGCTTGACGCAAAGCATAATGGCAAAACAAGATTTCGTTTCAGCGTCAATGCACGTTATGTGATAAAAAACTTTGAACCAGGAACTTCATCGTTTGATGAAAGGCTAGAGGCAGCAAGAAAGGTGGCACAATCAGGTTACCCGCTTGGCTTCATTGTTGCGCCAATTTATATCCATGAAGGTTGGAGGGAGGGCTATCATGAATTATTTGAGAGACTGAGCCATTCACTTGAAGGCATTGACTTGACAGGCTTAAGCTTCGAACTCATTCAGCATCGTTTCACTAAGCCGGCTAAAAATGTGATTCAAAAACGATATCCTAAATCCAAGCTAGAAATGGATGAAGAGAAACGCAAATACAAATGGGGGCGTTACGGAATTGGTAAGTACGTATACCAGACAGATGAAGCAAAGGATCTAGAGGGAACAATCCGGGGCTACATCCATTCTTTCTTTCCTGAAGCGGAGATTCAATATTTCACATAA
- a CDS encoding patatin-like phospholipase family protein, whose amino-acid sequence MYIDGVFSGGGIKGLALVGACAAIEERGFHFKRVAGTSAGSLIAGLIAAGYSSTEMASLLDELDLKKFLDSRKTVFPSALTKWLFVYWRLGLYKGDELECWIADVLAARGLRTFGDLAPDALRIIASDLTNGRLLILPDDLPKYGIDPRTFPVARAIRMSCSLPFFFEPVKLRDRVGMNIVVDGGVLSNFPMWLFDKENVKKVRPVLGVKLSQNLIQQPTHKIKNALQMFEALFETMKDAHDSRYISRKHEKNIIFIPTEGNLTTEFQLSDEKKQELIDLGKKNAEKFFKSWCY is encoded by the coding sequence ATGTATATTGACGGCGTTTTTTCCGGTGGAGGAATTAAAGGATTAGCTTTGGTTGGTGCCTGTGCCGCAATTGAGGAACGGGGATTCCATTTTAAAAGGGTTGCCGGGACGAGTGCGGGTTCATTGATAGCGGGCTTGATTGCCGCTGGCTATTCAAGCACTGAGATGGCCAGCCTTTTGGATGAACTCGACCTTAAGAAATTTCTCGACTCGAGAAAAACGGTCTTCCCATCAGCGTTGACCAAATGGCTATTTGTATATTGGCGACTGGGGCTTTATAAAGGTGACGAATTGGAGTGTTGGATAGCGGATGTATTGGCTGCGAGAGGGCTGCGCACTTTTGGTGACCTTGCTCCGGATGCTTTGAGGATTATTGCATCTGATCTTACTAATGGCCGGTTGCTAATCCTCCCTGATGATTTACCAAAATACGGTATCGATCCGAGAACCTTTCCTGTAGCAAGGGCAATCAGGATGAGCTGCAGTCTTCCATTCTTCTTCGAGCCGGTAAAGCTGAGAGACCGGGTTGGCATGAATATCGTTGTTGATGGTGGAGTGTTAAGTAATTTTCCAATGTGGTTATTTGATAAGGAAAATGTAAAAAAAGTCCGTCCCGTACTTGGAGTCAAGCTCAGCCAAAATCTGATCCAGCAGCCCACTCACAAAATTAAGAACGCACTGCAAATGTTTGAAGCTTTGTTTGAGACAATGAAGGATGCACATGACTCCCGCTATATTTCCAGAAAGCATGAAAAGAATATCATTTTCATTCCGACAGAGGGCAACTTGACTACAGAATTTCAGCTTTCAGATGAAAAGAAACAGGAATTGATTGATCTGGGCAAAAAGAATGCAGAGAAGTTTTTTAAATCATGGTGTTATTAG